A single window of Cumulibacter manganitolerans DNA harbors:
- a CDS encoding NTP transferase domain-containing protein, which yields MSDTAPYDAIILAGGRGSRLGGVDKAQVDLAGAPLIDRPLAACATARRVVVVGPPSAVAHLRGSQERYAPDSVTGSPADRVQVTREQPPGGGPAAATAAGLAALD from the coding sequence ATGTCCGACACCGCGCCGTACGACGCGATCATCCTGGCCGGCGGCCGGGGCTCGCGCCTCGGTGGCGTCGACAAGGCCCAGGTCGACCTCGCCGGCGCGCCGCTGATCGACCGTCCGCTCGCGGCCTGCGCGACGGCACGGCGCGTCGTGGTGGTCGGTCCGCCGTCCGCCGTGGCGCATCTGCGGGGCAGCCAGGAACGCTATGCCCCCGATAGCGTCACCGGCAGCCCCGCAGATCGCGTGCAGGTCACGCGCGAGCAGCCGCCCGGCGGCGGTCCGGCCGCGGCGACCGCCGCCGGACTGGCCGCGCTGGAC
- the narI gene encoding respiratory nitrate reductase subunit gamma: MTTFLWVIFPYICLAVFVVGHFWRYRYDKFGWTTRSSQLYESRLLRWGSPLFHFGMLGVVGGHIIGLLIPQSWTDAVGLSREAYHLIALVGGLIAGIMAVVGMVILIYRRRVTGPVFSATTVMDKVMYAFLGAVIFLGIWNTIASGVFGLGGEYNYRDGVSPYFRSIFTFNPKPELMASAPVGFQLHALVAFALFALWPFTRLVHVFSAPIGYLTRPYIVYRSRDTRPGAGTGSRAPQRGWDRPELARQKARR, encoded by the coding sequence ATGACGACGTTCCTGTGGGTGATCTTCCCGTACATCTGCCTGGCGGTGTTCGTGGTCGGGCACTTCTGGCGCTACCGCTACGACAAGTTCGGCTGGACGACGCGCAGCTCGCAGCTGTACGAGTCGCGGCTGCTGCGCTGGGGCAGCCCGCTGTTCCACTTCGGCATGCTGGGCGTGGTCGGCGGCCACATCATCGGGCTGCTGATCCCCCAGTCGTGGACCGACGCCGTCGGGCTCAGCCGCGAGGCCTACCACCTGATCGCGCTGGTCGGCGGGCTGATCGCCGGCATCATGGCCGTGGTCGGCATGGTCATCCTCATCTACCGGCGCCGGGTCACCGGTCCGGTGTTCAGCGCCACGACGGTGATGGACAAGGTGATGTACGCCTTCCTGGGCGCGGTGATCTTCCTGGGGATCTGGAACACCATCGCCTCGGGTGTCTTCGGTCTCGGCGGCGAGTACAACTACCGCGACGGCGTCAGCCCGTACTTCCGCAGCATCTTCACCTTCAACCCGAAGCCGGAGCTCATGGCGTCCGCGCCGGTCGGGTTCCAGCTGCACGCGCTGGTCGCGTTCGCGCTGTTCGCGCTGTGGCCGTTCACCCGCCTCGTGCACGTCTTCAGCGCGCCGATCGGCTACCTGACGCGGCCGTACATCGTGTACCGCTCGCGGGACACGCGTCCCGGGGCCGGGACCGGCAGCCGGGCGCCGCAGCGCGGCTGGGACCGTCCCGAGCTGGCGCGGCAGAAGGCGCGCCGCTAA
- the narJ gene encoding nitrate reductase molybdenum cofactor assembly chaperone, which translates to MMRWNRNRRSEPTLPVDAMQAVWQSVSLLLEYPGDDFADRLDAVASVVPQLPGAAGAALETFVRDARSDLAALQTEYVDTFDVTRKCCLHLTYYTHGDTRRRGAALVQFKQAYRRSGVRLDDEDAELPDYLPVVLEFGAFTDHAAAWKLLNDHRVGIELLRLALARRESRWLPVIEALRATLPRLDGDDHEALAALIAAGPPSEEVGLDSSPYSLDPRLDPKPGSHDLGATIPIGAPR; encoded by the coding sequence ATGATGCGCTGGAACCGGAACCGGCGCAGCGAGCCGACGCTTCCGGTCGATGCGATGCAGGCCGTCTGGCAGTCGGTGTCGCTGCTGCTGGAGTACCCCGGCGACGACTTCGCCGACCGCCTCGACGCGGTCGCGTCCGTCGTCCCGCAGCTGCCGGGCGCGGCCGGGGCGGCGCTGGAGACGTTCGTGCGCGACGCGCGATCGGACCTGGCCGCCCTGCAGACGGAGTACGTCGACACCTTCGACGTCACCCGCAAGTGCTGCCTGCACCTGACGTACTACACGCACGGTGACACCCGCCGGCGCGGCGCAGCGCTGGTGCAGTTCAAGCAGGCCTACCGGCGATCCGGCGTACGGCTCGACGACGAGGACGCCGAGCTGCCGGACTACCTGCCGGTGGTGCTGGAGTTCGGGGCGTTCACCGACCACGCCGCCGCGTGGAAGCTGCTGAACGACCACCGGGTCGGCATCGAGCTGCTGCGGCTCGCGCTGGCCCGGCGCGAGTCCCGCTGGCTGCCGGTGATCGAGGCGCTGCGCGCGACGTTGCCGCGCCTCGACGGCGACGATCACGAGGCGCTGGCGGCGCTGATCGCCGCCGGGCCGCCGTCCGAGGAGGTCGGCCTGGACAGCTCGCCGTACTCCCTCGACCCCCGCCTCGACCCCAAGCCGGGCAGCCATGACCTCGGCGCGACCATTCCGATCGGAGCCCCGAGATGA
- the narH gene encoding nitrate reductase subunit beta has protein sequence MRVMAQMAMVMNLDKCIGCHTCSVTCKQAWTNRAGTEYVWFNNVETRPGLGYPRTYEDQETWQGGWVRDRRGRLQLKAGGRFKKLASIFSNPKMPSIQDYYEPWTYDYETLLNAPAQKSFPVARPYSLISGEQMNVSWSANWDDDLGGSQEHAVRDEMFKGIEDKVKLEFEQTFMFYLPRICEHCLNPSCAASCPSGAIYKRSEDGIVLVDQDRCRGWRMCISGCPYKKVYFNHKTGKAEKCTFCYPRVEVGIPTVCSETCVGRLRYIGLMLYDADKVLEAAAIEDEHALYEAQRSVFLDPDDPAVQQAAREAGIQDDWIAAAQRSPVKRLIMDYRIALPLHPEYRTMPMVWYIPPLSPVVDVVKDSGHDAEDYGNLFGAIDALRIPMQYLANLFTAGDTAPVERVLRTMAAMRSYMRDINLGRDPDDSIPAAVGMSGEEMYEMFRLLAIAKYSERYVIPAAHSEQAHALEELATDCPVSEYGGGNPEIFGEGSGGVTPVAVENFRMLQERQTSDSFDTELIGGGSARGRVNLLNWDGKGMPDGLFPDRGGER, from the coding sequence ATGCGCGTCATGGCACAGATGGCCATGGTCATGAATCTGGACAAGTGCATCGGGTGCCACACCTGCTCGGTCACCTGCAAGCAGGCATGGACCAACCGGGCCGGCACCGAGTACGTCTGGTTCAACAACGTCGAGACCCGCCCGGGCCTCGGGTACCCCCGCACCTACGAGGACCAGGAGACCTGGCAGGGCGGCTGGGTGCGGGACCGCCGCGGGCGCCTGCAGCTCAAGGCCGGCGGCCGGTTCAAGAAGCTGGCGAGCATCTTCAGCAACCCGAAGATGCCGAGCATCCAGGACTACTACGAGCCCTGGACGTACGACTACGAGACGCTGCTCAACGCGCCTGCGCAGAAGAGCTTCCCCGTCGCGCGGCCGTACTCCCTGATCTCCGGCGAGCAGATGAACGTCTCCTGGTCGGCGAACTGGGACGACGACCTCGGCGGCTCGCAGGAGCACGCGGTCCGCGACGAGATGTTCAAGGGCATCGAGGACAAGGTGAAGCTCGAGTTCGAGCAGACCTTCATGTTCTACCTGCCGCGGATCTGCGAGCACTGCCTGAACCCGTCGTGCGCGGCGTCCTGCCCGAGCGGCGCGATCTACAAGCGCAGCGAGGACGGCATCGTGCTGGTCGACCAGGACCGCTGCCGCGGCTGGCGCATGTGCATCTCGGGCTGCCCCTACAAGAAGGTGTACTTCAACCACAAGACCGGCAAGGCGGAGAAGTGCACGTTCTGCTACCCCCGCGTCGAGGTCGGCATCCCGACCGTCTGCTCCGAGACCTGCGTGGGCCGGCTGCGCTACATCGGCCTGATGCTGTACGACGCCGACAAGGTGCTCGAGGCGGCGGCGATCGAGGACGAGCACGCGCTCTACGAGGCGCAGCGCTCCGTCTTCCTCGACCCCGATGACCCGGCCGTGCAGCAGGCGGCCCGCGAGGCCGGCATCCAGGACGACTGGATCGCCGCCGCACAGCGCTCGCCGGTCAAGCGGCTGATCATGGACTACCGCATCGCGCTGCCGCTGCACCCGGAGTACCGCACCATGCCGATGGTCTGGTACATCCCGCCGCTGTCGCCGGTCGTGGACGTCGTCAAGGACAGCGGCCACGACGCCGAGGACTACGGCAACCTGTTCGGCGCGATCGACGCGCTGCGGATTCCGATGCAGTACCTCGCCAACCTGTTCACCGCCGGTGACACCGCGCCGGTCGAACGCGTGCTGCGCACCATGGCGGCCATGCGCTCCTACATGCGCGACATCAACCTCGGACGCGACCCGGACGACTCGATCCCCGCCGCGGTGGGCATGTCGGGCGAGGAGATGTACGAGATGTTCCGGCTCCTGGCGATCGCCAAGTACAGCGAGCGGTATGTCATCCCCGCAGCGCACTCCGAGCAGGCGCACGCCCTCGAGGAGCTCGCCACCGACTGCCCGGTGAGCGAGTACGGCGGCGGCAACCCGGAGATCTTCGGCGAGGGGTCGGGCGGCGTGACGCCGGTCGCCGTCGAGAACTTCCGGATGCTGCAGGAGCGGCAGACCTCCGACTCCTTCGACACCGAGCTCATCGGTGGCGGCTCGGCCCGTGGACGGGTGAACCTGCTGAACTGGGACGGCAAGGGCATGCCCGACGGGCTGTTCCCCGATCGCGGCGGTGAGCGATGA
- a CDS encoding nitrate reductase subunit alpha yields the protein MTTSRLDGPLSAALVGTRRFFTTAEVSADHRTLFREGGRQGDSFYRDRWSHDKVVRSTHGVNCTGSCSWKVYVKDGIITWEAQQTDYPSTGPDKPEYEPRGCPRGAAFSWYTYSPTRVRYPYLRGALLEMYREAKAHYSDPVVAWASIVQDPQKAARYKSARGKGGLVRSTWAEAVEIVAAAHVYTIKRWGPDRIAGFSPIPAMSQVSYVSGARFNELIGAPMLSFYDWYADLPVASPQMFGDQTDVPESGDWWDAGYLIMWGSNVPLTRTPDAHWMTEARYRGQKVIAVAPDYAENVKFADEWVSAAPGTDAALAMAMGHVVLKEFFVDRSTGFFDDYTTKYTDLPFLVALDEQDDGTYRTGKFLVAADLADHPKAASENAEWKPTVFDRATGEVVVPNGTLGDRFGDEGVGKWNLDLEGIQPALSMLDSDEAPVEVILPRFDALDGQAVQQRRGVPVRRVGDRLVTTVFDLMLAQYGVARDGLPGSWPTGYDDADAAYTPAWQESITSVPAAQCARIAREFAQNSVDTQGRSMILMGAGTNHWYHSDLIYRAMLMLTTITGCQGRNGGGWAHYVGQEKVRPLMGFQHAAFALDWHRPPRHMNQTAYWYVNTSQYRYDTYRADDIGAGMGAFPDMSVMDLLAKSVRLGWTPSYPTFNRSSIALADEAAEAGQDVKDYVVDQLKSGALSFAVEDPEAEENWPRVLTLWRANLFGSSAKGDEYFLKHLLGTENAVNAAQAAPEQRPRTVAWPEQIPDGKLDLLMTIDFRMTSSTMLSDVVLPAATWYEKHDINTTDMHPFIHSFNPAIAPPWQSKTDWDAWKEIAKRFSELAAEHLGTRTDLVAKPLWHDTPEAMATPHGVVRDWKTGECEPVPGKTLPVLVPVERDYAAVYDKMTAVGPLLEKLGTACKGIVYDVTSEVERLGRANGLRHGGPADGRPRLDTDVQVAEMIMSLSGATNGHLATQGFKTQEKRTGQLMHDLAAEHEGKRVTFADTQQAPVPVITTPEWSGSESGGRRYAPFTINIERLKPFHTLTGRQQFYLDHDWVLGMGESLPTYRPPLNMTQLFGETALGTTNELGVSVRYLTPHNKWSIHSEYQDNLFMLSLSRGGQSVWMSDKDAAKIGVKDNDWIEAVNRNGVVAARAVVSHRMPEGTVFMHHAQDRLIDVPLTETNGKRGGIHNSMTRIMVKPSHLIGGYAQLSYFFNYIGPTGNNRDEVTMIRKRTTPITY from the coding sequence ATGACAACCTCGAGGCTCGACGGGCCGCTCAGCGCGGCGCTCGTCGGCACCCGCCGGTTCTTCACGACCGCCGAGGTCTCCGCCGACCACCGCACCCTGTTCCGGGAGGGTGGCCGCCAGGGCGACTCGTTCTACCGCGACCGCTGGAGCCACGACAAGGTCGTGCGCTCGACCCACGGGGTGAACTGCACCGGCTCGTGCTCGTGGAAGGTGTACGTCAAGGACGGCATCATCACCTGGGAGGCGCAGCAGACCGACTACCCCTCGACCGGGCCGGACAAGCCGGAGTACGAGCCGCGCGGGTGCCCGCGCGGCGCGGCGTTCTCCTGGTACACCTACTCGCCGACCCGGGTGCGCTACCCCTACCTGCGCGGCGCGCTGCTCGAGATGTACCGGGAGGCCAAAGCGCACTACAGCGATCCGGTCGTCGCCTGGGCGTCCATCGTGCAGGATCCGCAGAAGGCGGCGCGGTACAAGTCCGCGCGCGGCAAGGGCGGCCTGGTGCGCAGCACCTGGGCGGAGGCCGTCGAGATCGTCGCGGCCGCGCACGTCTACACGATCAAGCGCTGGGGACCCGACCGGATCGCCGGCTTCTCCCCCATCCCCGCGATGTCGCAGGTCTCCTACGTCTCGGGCGCCCGGTTCAACGAGCTCATCGGCGCCCCGATGCTTTCCTTCTACGACTGGTATGCAGACCTGCCGGTCGCCAGCCCGCAGATGTTCGGCGACCAGACCGACGTACCGGAGTCCGGTGACTGGTGGGACGCCGGCTACCTGATCATGTGGGGATCGAACGTCCCGCTGACGCGCACCCCGGACGCGCACTGGATGACCGAGGCGCGGTACCGCGGCCAGAAGGTCATCGCGGTCGCTCCCGACTACGCCGAGAACGTCAAGTTCGCCGACGAGTGGGTCTCCGCCGCGCCGGGCACCGACGCCGCGCTGGCGATGGCGATGGGGCACGTGGTCCTCAAGGAGTTCTTCGTCGACCGCAGCACCGGGTTCTTCGACGACTACACCACCAAGTACACCGACCTGCCGTTCCTGGTCGCGCTCGACGAGCAGGACGACGGCACGTACCGCACCGGGAAGTTCCTGGTCGCCGCCGACCTGGCCGACCACCCGAAGGCGGCCTCGGAGAACGCGGAGTGGAAGCCGACGGTCTTCGACCGGGCGACCGGCGAGGTGGTGGTTCCCAACGGGACCCTCGGTGACCGGTTCGGTGACGAGGGTGTCGGCAAGTGGAACCTCGACCTGGAAGGCATCCAGCCCGCGCTGAGCATGCTGGACAGCGACGAGGCACCGGTCGAGGTCATCCTCCCGCGTTTCGACGCCCTCGACGGGCAGGCCGTCCAGCAGCGCCGCGGTGTGCCGGTCCGGCGGGTCGGCGACCGGTTGGTCACGACCGTCTTCGACCTGATGCTCGCGCAGTACGGTGTCGCCCGCGACGGGCTCCCGGGCAGCTGGCCGACCGGATACGACGACGCCGACGCGGCGTACACGCCCGCGTGGCAGGAGTCCATCACGTCGGTGCCGGCCGCCCAGTGCGCGCGGATCGCCCGCGAGTTCGCCCAGAACTCGGTCGACACCCAGGGCCGCTCGATGATCCTGATGGGCGCCGGGACCAACCACTGGTACCACTCCGACCTGATCTACCGCGCGATGCTGATGCTCACCACGATCACCGGCTGCCAGGGCCGCAACGGCGGCGGCTGGGCGCACTACGTCGGCCAGGAGAAGGTCCGCCCGCTGATGGGCTTCCAGCACGCGGCCTTCGCGCTGGACTGGCACCGGCCGCCGCGGCACATGAACCAGACGGCGTACTGGTACGTGAACACCAGCCAGTACCGCTACGACACCTACCGCGCCGACGACATCGGCGCCGGGATGGGCGCCTTCCCCGACATGTCGGTGATGGACCTGCTCGCGAAGTCCGTACGGCTGGGCTGGACGCCGAGCTACCCGACGTTCAACCGCTCCTCGATCGCGCTCGCCGACGAGGCGGCCGAGGCCGGTCAGGACGTCAAGGACTACGTCGTCGACCAGCTCAAGTCGGGCGCGCTGTCCTTCGCCGTCGAGGATCCCGAGGCAGAGGAGAACTGGCCGCGGGTGCTCACCCTGTGGCGCGCCAACCTGTTCGGAAGCTCGGCGAAGGGCGACGAGTACTTCCTCAAGCACCTGCTGGGCACCGAGAACGCCGTCAACGCCGCGCAGGCCGCCCCCGAGCAGCGCCCGCGCACCGTGGCCTGGCCCGAGCAGATCCCGGACGGCAAGCTCGACCTGCTGATGACGATCGACTTCCGGATGACGAGCTCGACGATGCTCTCGGACGTCGTCCTGCCGGCCGCCACATGGTACGAGAAGCACGACATCAACACCACGGACATGCACCCGTTCATCCACTCCTTCAACCCGGCCATCGCGCCGCCGTGGCAGTCGAAGACGGACTGGGACGCCTGGAAGGAGATCGCCAAGCGGTTCAGCGAGCTGGCCGCCGAGCACCTGGGCACCCGCACCGACCTGGTGGCCAAGCCGCTGTGGCACGACACCCCGGAGGCGATGGCGACCCCGCACGGCGTCGTCCGCGACTGGAAGACCGGCGAGTGCGAGCCGGTGCCGGGCAAGACGCTGCCGGTGCTGGTTCCGGTCGAGCGCGACTACGCGGCCGTGTACGACAAGATGACCGCGGTCGGCCCGCTGCTGGAGAAGCTGGGCACCGCCTGCAAGGGCATCGTCTACGACGTCACGTCTGAGGTCGAGCGGCTCGGGCGCGCCAACGGCCTGCGCCACGGCGGTCCGGCCGACGGCCGGCCCCGGCTGGACACCGACGTGCAGGTGGCCGAGATGATCATGAGCCTCTCCGGAGCCACCAACGGCCACCTCGCCACGCAGGGCTTCAAGACCCAGGAGAAGCGCACCGGGCAGCTGATGCACGACTTGGCCGCCGAGCACGAGGGCAAGCGGGTGACGTTCGCCGACACGCAGCAGGCCCCGGTGCCGGTCATCACCACGCCGGAGTGGTCGGGATCGGAGTCCGGCGGACGCCGCTACGCGCCGTTCACGATCAACATCGAGCGGCTCAAGCCGTTCCACACCCTCACCGGCCGGCAGCAGTTCTACCTCGACCACGACTGGGTGCTCGGGATGGGCGAAAGCCTGCCGACGTACCGCCCGCCGCTGAACATGACGCAGCTGTTCGGCGAGACGGCGCTGGGCACGACCAACGAGCTCGGCGTGTCGGTGCGCTACCTGACCCCGCACAACAAGTGGTCGATCCACTCGGAGTACCAGGACAACCTGTTCATGCTGTCGCTGTCGCGCGGCGGCCAGTCGGTCTGGATGTCGGACAAGGACGCCGCGAAGATCGGCGTCAAGGACAACGACTGGATCGAGGCGGTGAACCGCAACGGCGTGGTCGCGGCACGGGCCGTCGTCTCGCACCGCATGCCCGAGGGCACGGTGTTCATGCACCACGCCCAGGACCGGCTGATCGACGTACCGCTGACCGAGACGAACGGCAAGCGCGGCGGCATCCACAACTCGATGACCCGCATCATGGTCAAGCCGAGCCACCTGATCGGCGGGTACGCGCAGCTGTCGTACTTCTTCAACTACATCGGCCCGACGGGCAACAACCGCGACGAGGTCACGATGATCCGCAAGCGCACGACCCCGATCACCTACTAG
- a CDS encoding helix-turn-helix transcriptional regulator: MPTPSEAHQEPSLPLTPQAGPRPAGSAVRRRIVEELEQRPDEGLTAVELAGVLGVHTSTARFHLDQLVYRHTLDAAFERRGVGRPRKVYRLSPGRAPVALPEQQASSLGLLTGLLTEMVASQGSRLTTPDEAGQRWAAANVRPDAPATPARTQREWLHKVRSLMHVLSSWGYGPTVTAHATDREAEIVLTHCPFRDLAKANPDVVCGIHRGLIRGSMQGLGEQHTEVDLVPFAQGGDACIAHLYDPQSTDVPPKES; the protein is encoded by the coding sequence ATGCCGACGCCGTCTGAGGCCCACCAGGAGCCGAGCCTTCCGCTGACCCCGCAGGCCGGCCCCCGGCCCGCGGGGTCGGCGGTGCGCCGCCGCATCGTCGAGGAGCTCGAGCAGCGCCCCGACGAGGGCCTCACAGCGGTCGAGCTGGCCGGGGTCCTCGGCGTGCACACGTCGACCGCCCGGTTCCACCTTGACCAGCTCGTGTACCGCCACACCCTCGATGCGGCCTTCGAGCGCCGCGGCGTCGGGCGGCCGCGCAAGGTCTACCGGCTCTCCCCCGGCCGGGCACCGGTCGCGCTGCCCGAGCAGCAGGCCAGCTCGCTCGGCCTGCTGACCGGACTGCTCACCGAGATGGTCGCCTCGCAGGGCAGCCGGCTCACCACACCGGACGAGGCGGGACAGCGCTGGGCGGCGGCCAACGTGCGTCCCGATGCGCCGGCCACGCCGGCGCGTACCCAGCGCGAGTGGCTGCACAAGGTCCGCAGCCTGATGCACGTCCTCTCCTCCTGGGGCTACGGGCCCACCGTCACCGCGCACGCCACGGATCGCGAGGCCGAGATCGTTCTGACGCACTGCCCGTTCCGCGACCTCGCCAAGGCCAACCCCGACGTCGTGTGCGGCATCCACCGCGGATTGATCCGCGGCTCCATGCAGGGTCTCGGCGAGCAGCACACCGAGGTCGACCTCGTCCCGTTCGCGCAGGGCGGCGACGCCTGCATCGCGCACCTCTACGATCCCCAGTCCACCGACGTACCGCCGAAGGAGTCCTGA
- a CDS encoding nitrate/nitrite transporter: MNVAHPHPSSARSANPAAAAPAATGSPWLQLIMATVGFAVNFWAWALISPLGPLFRQNGQLGPLTEGDVALMVAVPVVVGSLGRIIVGALTDKYGGRRMFPIISVTTIIPVLVIGLWAQSSYAAVLVFGFFLGIAGTSFAVGVPFVNAWFPPAKRGLAIGIFGAGMGGTAISALTTVPLWKNVGSSAPFVICAIVLAAYAVLAWLIMRDAPDRVIPTASLGSRLAANSRLAITWQASILYAVAFGGYVAFSVYLPAYLKNAYGLDPADASNRMAGFVVIAVLMRPVGGWLSDRLGNAIPVLTGVFAVVAVCAAIASGNPPLKGIGTVAFLVMAAALGAGSGATFALIAESTDPARVGGVTGIVGAAGGLGGFVPPLIMGAIYGQTQSYAIGLWMLAGAAALTLLLTVTAVRHTKQRADADAV; this comes from the coding sequence ATGAACGTCGCGCATCCCCACCCTTCCTCCGCCCGCTCCGCGAACCCGGCCGCCGCCGCGCCCGCCGCGACCGGCAGCCCCTGGCTCCAGCTGATCATGGCCACCGTCGGCTTCGCGGTGAACTTCTGGGCGTGGGCGCTGATCAGCCCCCTCGGACCCCTCTTCCGCCAGAACGGGCAGCTCGGCCCGCTGACCGAGGGCGACGTCGCGCTCATGGTCGCCGTGCCGGTCGTCGTCGGCTCCCTCGGGCGGATCATCGTCGGCGCGCTGACCGACAAGTACGGCGGACGACGGATGTTCCCCATCATCTCCGTCACCACGATCATCCCGGTGCTGGTCATCGGCCTGTGGGCGCAGAGCTCCTACGCCGCGGTGCTCGTCTTCGGCTTCTTCCTCGGCATCGCGGGCACCTCGTTCGCCGTCGGCGTCCCGTTCGTGAACGCCTGGTTCCCACCGGCCAAGCGCGGCCTGGCCATCGGAATCTTCGGCGCGGGCATGGGCGGCACCGCGATCAGCGCCCTGACGACCGTCCCGCTGTGGAAGAACGTCGGCTCGTCGGCGCCGTTCGTCATCTGCGCGATCGTGCTCGCGGCATACGCCGTCCTGGCGTGGCTGATCATGCGCGACGCCCCGGACCGCGTGATCCCGACCGCCTCGCTCGGCTCCCGGCTGGCGGCGAACTCCCGGCTGGCCATCACCTGGCAGGCCTCGATCCTCTACGCGGTGGCCTTCGGCGGCTACGTCGCGTTCTCGGTCTACCTGCCCGCCTACCTCAAGAACGCCTACGGACTGGACCCCGCCGACGCGTCCAACCGGATGGCCGGGTTCGTGGTGATCGCGGTGCTCATGCGCCCGGTCGGCGGCTGGCTGTCCGACCGGCTGGGCAACGCCATCCCGGTCCTCACCGGCGTCTTCGCCGTCGTCGCCGTCTGTGCGGCCATCGCGTCCGGGAACCCGCCTCTGAAGGGAATCGGCACCGTGGCGTTCCTGGTCATGGCCGCGGCCCTCGGCGCCGGCTCGGGCGCGACGTTCGCGCTGATCGCGGAGTCGACCGACCCCGCGCGAGTGGGCGGTGTGACCGGCATCGTCGGCGCCGCCGGCGGCCTGGGCGGGTTCGTCCCCCCGCTGATCATGGGCGCGATCTACGGCCAGACGCAGTCCTATGCGATCGGGCTGTGGATGCTCGCCGGCGCGGCCGCGCTGACGCTCCTGCTGACCGTGACCGCCGTCCGGCACACCAAGCAGCGGGCCGATGCCGACGCCGTCTGA
- a CDS encoding NAD(P)H-dependent flavin oxidoreductase has translation MSASPGRWPLPSPLGIIQAPMGPVSGPELCAAVADAGGVGMLAATWLPPALLTRSVEAVRARTDGTFGANFVLEFDVHAGLLQAIELGIPVISTFWGDPTEAARLVSPSSALHLHTVGSVEDAKTAEQAGVDVLVAQGVEAGGHVYGTQPLHRLLADIVAACELPVIAAGGIATADDVAAVVRLGACGVWVGTRFVVASEARAHPAYQRAIVDAGPDATVWTADCFDSSWKDAPHRVLRNATVETYLRDGVRAGRDPIAATPNGAPVPRYDDRPPVSGMTGEIGEMALYAGCGAERITGVQPAADIVADLARGLVIADA, from the coding sequence ATGAGTGCTTCACCTGGCCGATGGCCGCTCCCCTCGCCGCTCGGCATCATCCAGGCGCCCATGGGTCCGGTCTCCGGACCCGAGCTGTGCGCGGCCGTCGCCGATGCGGGCGGCGTCGGGATGCTGGCGGCCACCTGGCTGCCGCCCGCGCTGCTGACCCGTTCGGTGGAGGCCGTGCGCGCCCGCACCGACGGTACGTTCGGCGCGAACTTCGTGCTCGAGTTCGACGTCCACGCCGGCCTCCTCCAGGCCATCGAGCTCGGGATCCCCGTCATATCGACGTTCTGGGGCGATCCGACCGAGGCGGCACGCCTCGTCTCGCCGTCCTCGGCGCTGCATCTGCACACGGTCGGCAGCGTGGAGGACGCCAAGACCGCAGAGCAGGCAGGCGTCGACGTGCTGGTCGCCCAGGGCGTGGAGGCCGGCGGCCACGTGTACGGGACGCAGCCGCTGCACCGGCTGCTCGCCGACATCGTGGCGGCCTGCGAGCTGCCGGTGATCGCCGCCGGGGGCATCGCCACCGCGGACGACGTGGCCGCGGTCGTCCGTCTCGGCGCGTGCGGGGTGTGGGTCGGCACCCGCTTCGTCGTCGCCTCCGAGGCCCGCGCGCACCCGGCGTACCAGCGGGCGATCGTCGACGCCGGGCCGGACGCGACGGTCTGGACCGCAGACTGCTTCGACTCGTCGTGGAAGGACGCGCCGCACCGGGTACTGCGCAACGCCACCGTGGAGACGTACCTGCGTGACGGCGTGCGGGCCGGGCGTGACCCGATCGCCGCCACGCCGAACGGCGCACCGGTTCCGCGCTACGACGACCGGCCGCCGGTGAGCGGCATGACCGGCGAGATCGGCGAGATGGCGCTGTACGCCGGCTGCGGAGCCGAGCGGATCACCGGCGTGCAGCCCGCCGCGGACATCGTCGCCGATCTGGCGCGGGGATTGGTGATCGCCGACGCATGA
- a CDS encoding glycosyltransferase family 2 protein, protein MSERRVTAVMITHNRRAEADRALTRLEGLPEQPPIIVIDNGSTDGTAEMVADRHPDATLITPGENLGAVGRNLGVARARTPYVAFCDDDTWYDPGALTAAADQLDRHPRLAVVTASRDPLGAARPSRRAAACGTRLPRVGSHAARRQGAFLRLLGRRLAPRPGASGRSPRLQPSSRGSAGPREPRSPPWWWRCP, encoded by the coding sequence ATGTCCGAACGCCGAGTCACCGCGGTGATGATCACCCACAACCGTCGCGCGGAGGCGGACCGGGCATTGACGCGCCTCGAGGGGCTGCCCGAGCAACCGCCGATCATCGTGATCGACAACGGTTCCACCGACGGCACGGCCGAGATGGTGGCCGACCGGCACCCCGACGCGACCCTGATCACGCCGGGCGAGAACCTGGGAGCGGTGGGTCGGAACCTCGGTGTGGCACGCGCGAGGACGCCCTATGTCGCATTCTGCGACGACGACACCTGGTACGACCCCGGCGCCCTGACCGCGGCCGCGGACCAGCTCGATCGCCACCCTCGACTCGCCGTCGTCACCGCCAGCCGGGATCCCCTGGGTGCTGCGCGACCGAGCCGTCGTGCCGCCGCATGTGGAACGCGGCTACCGCGCGTTGGATCACATGCAGCTCGACGGCAAGGCGCGTTCCTACGTCTCCTAGGCCGTCGCCTCGCCCCTCGACCCGGAGCGTCCGGGCGGTCGCCGCGCCTTCAGCCGTCGTCTCGCGGATCCGCCGGACCCCGCGAGCCACGCTCGCCGCCGTGGTGGTGGCGATGTCCGTGA